The Pyxidicoccus sp. MSG2 DNA segment GACCAGGTGATGATGTCCAGGCCCGCGGCCCGAGCGGCCTTCGCGTACGCCGACGGGACGATCTTCCCCGCCGAATCCAGCGTGAGGAGCACGTAGATGGGCGGCGCGATGATCTTCACTCCGGAGTCGACCAGCGCGTCCATGCTGGGAACCCAGGTGGTCGGGTTGTTCGGGTCGAAGATGGTGCCCGGAATTTCGTAGCGGCCGTCCAGGTACACGCCCTGCTTGCCGAAGCGGGGCTCGTGCTCGATCCAGTAGAGCACGTCGTTCAGGTCGAACGACTGCGGCCAGACGTCGCTCGGGTCGACGCGCGCCTGCTTGTACTCGTTGATCATCTGCTGGGCGTACTGCTGCTGCGTGTACTCACCCTGGAACGGCATGGGCACGCTGGGGGCCTTGAGCTCCGGGGTGAACTTCACGTCGAGCTTCTTGAAGAGCTCGATGCTCTCCTTGTGGGAGAGGACGGTGCCGCAGGTGGAGTACAGGTCCGTGCGCCAGTTGGCCGTTCCCCCGAGGTACTGGGCCACGGTGGTCGCGGCCGGGTTGGACGCGTCCATCTTCCCGCAGAGCTGCTTGAACTCGGCGAGGGTGATGTCGCTGGTGCAGCAGAGCGCCGAGGCCGCGCGGCCCGTGGTGGGGTTCGCCGGCTGGAAGGGCTGTGTGCACTTCGCCGCCAGCGCGGGGATGGCGAGGATGTTGGTGGTGGTGTGCAGGTCACACTGCGAATGGCGGCACACGAGCTGCCGGTCCTTCGTGAAGGTGACGTCGCACTCGAGGATTCCAGCGCCCATGCGGGCCGCGGCCTCGTAGGACTCCTTGGTGTGCTCGGGGAACTGGAGCGGGGCGCCGCGGTGGGCGATGGAGAACTCGGTCTTGTAGAACGGGCCCTCGGAGCACTGCTGGAGCTTCCGCTTGAGGGGGCTCTCGTCCATGTCCTCGACGAGGTAGTAGGGGCGAGGGCCCACTTGGACGTTGAGACGGCGCGGGGGCTTGAGCTCGTTGTCCCTGGCGGACACGACGGAAGGGGAGGCGAGGCACGCGGTGAGGGTTACTGCGGCGAGGGTCATCAGTCTCGTCGGAGTCATGAGGCGCACGGCTCCTTGCGGGAGTTCGGGGTCGAAAAGCGCGCGCACCTTGCACGTCCTCATCGGGTCCGTTGCGTCAAGACTCAGCCACGATTCGTGAGCGGCGCTCCGTAGGCGCCATCCGCGATGCCGTCACGGTTTCGTGCCATCTACCAGGGCCAACGGGAACAGGGCTCGGTGGTGGATGTTCGGGTAATACGCCGCGAGGTGGAGAGCTCCGCCCACGCTTACCCAGGCCCGTCTGGCCGGAGCGTCCTGCGCTCTCAACCAGGCGTCCGCTGCTTCGCGCGTCTCGAAGGATGCCACGGCAACGGGGGGCTCCTTCTCCACGAGTTCCTCAAGGTACCACTGAAGAGCGCGGTTGCGTGGCAGACGGCGCAGGTTCGTTTCGCGATCGTGGACGACGTGATGATACCCGTTGCCGATGAGCACGTCGGCGGGGTCTGGGGGATTGGGGTGGCTCGCAAGCCAGGCTTCCGCCTCCTCCCGTGTGCCGAACGAGGCCACGACGTAGGGAGGAGCGTCCGCTTCTGCATGCTCCCGAAAGTCGGCGAACGCTTCCAACTGGCCGGTTGCATCGATGTAGCGAATCGCGTCGAGGATGGCCTGGCTCTGTGCCTCCTCCTCCGGGAGCTCAGGCTCAGCGCGCACCTGCTCGAAGAAGCGGCTCGTTTTCTCCATGAGGCCTCGGAGTTCCGATGGGCCGCCTCGAGGAGTCACGCCGAGAGAGTCGAGCCGCTTGAAGAAGTCTTCAAAGGGGTACCGCTGCCCAGTGGCAGAGATGAAATCCAGGGCGTCACGTGCGAGGAGCAGGATTCGAGCCTGATCGCGTGGCGGGTTTTGACTCCAACGCCTCCCAATCACCGGGTGTGCTTCCGCGAGCGCAGCGAGGTTCGTCATGGCGCCACCGCAGGCGTGGAGTGGGGCTCGGAGGATACCAGCAAGACGGCCGGTGCGAGGACCAGGGCTGTGCCACCGCTCCCTGCAACGACGACAACGAACGCGACGCCCGCGATGACGACGACAGTGCCCACCACGAGCTCGCGGCGGTGCTGCTTCAGCCAGTCCACCGCGCTGTCGACGGCGGGGAAGCGGACCCGAAGCTTGGCGGCTTCGGCCGCCTCCTTGAGCCTGCTGCAATCCAGAAATGCCGGCCTGCACCTGGCGATACAGATTTCCTTTTTGGAACCCGCGCTTGCGTGAGTCCAGTTGCGACCCTTCAAGCTGGCCTTGCACATCGCTTCGCATGAATCCTGCTCTGCTTCACAGTCACGGTTGAAGGATGCGAGAGCGACAGGTCCATCGAGATGCCCGTTGCTCGGGAGGGCCGGGGAGGATGACGCAAATTCACTCAAGGGACGCCAGGCATGGGACACCTGACCGTCCCGCGCTTCCTGAATGACGAGCACTTGGCGGGACGGCTCCGTGGAACTCGACGCGCCGGGCGACGTGCGCCCGGTGGTGCCACAAGAAGTCAGCAACAGGGCGAGGCTTGACGCCACAATCCAGCGTGGCACGACACGGAGGTCCATGCTGACCACCGTACGCATGCGCAGAGAACTGCGTCGACGTATTCCGTATCCGTGGAGTCTTCCTGGAACTCAGTCCTTCCCCGCGCCCTTCGGCGGGCCCTCGCCGCCCATGGGCGACAGCGCCGCGGACAGTGCACCGGCCTGCTCGTGCGGCATCTTGTCTCGCGGCGAGCGGTAGTACTGCATGGGCGAGTGGTGCAGGAAGTTCGACACGCGGCTCGTGTACAGACAGGCGTACTGCTCCACCTGGTACCCGAAGCGGCTGTTCTCGTTGCCCTCCTTGAACAGCAGCCCCCAATACGGGTTGAAGCCTTCCTCGACGTCCTGCTCCAGCGTGTCCGCGATCTCGTTCGCGTCCTTCAGCGCCCGGCGCATCCGGTCCAGCTCGAACTTCGTCTGCTTCCGAAGCTCCTCCGCCTGTACGCGCTCCGACGGAGACAGCGGCTCGCGCTCCAGCCTGCGCTCCAGCGCGTTCAGCAGCGTCTTGTGGTGGTTCACCTCGTCATCCAGACGCTCGCGCACCACCTCCACCTGCGACAGTGTCCCAATCTCCTCCTGCCGCGAGTCCGTGTAGGTGATCTCGTCTTCAATCTCCTGCACCACCATGCACGTGCGCCACAGCGACGACTTCTTCGACTTCAGGATGTCGCCGTAGATGTGGTCACCCACGTAGAGGATGTTCTCCCCGCGGTACCCCGTCAGCTCCTCGAACCGCGCCAGGTTGCCGCCCGAGTACACCTTTCCCCGGTCCAACGAGCTCGCCTCGCCGATGACGCGGCCTTCCTCGGTGGTCGCGTCCAGCTCCAGGAACGGACGCCCCTCCGTGAAGAACCCCGGCTTGCCCGCCGCCGTCACCACCACGTCGAAGTAGTTCCGCCAGCTCGGATACTCCGCCAGCTGCCCGTCCAGCAGGTACTTCATCACCGCGTCCGTGTAGTCCCACGCCGAGTTCGTCAGCAGGAACAGCCGCTTCCCACCCGAGCGCAGCTTGTGCAACGCCGGCCCCAGCTCCGGGTCCAGGAACACGTAGCGACCCAGATCCTTGCGCACCTCGAACTTCAGCGAGTTGTCCCGGTGGATCGTATCGATGGCCTCGCGGATGTCGTCGTACAGCTTCCCGTAGTCCACCCGCTGCCCGAGCGACTCCATCAGCTCGATGATGCCCGCGAACAGGCACGTCTCCGGCAACGCGAAGAGCGTGTCGTTCCACGCGAACTGCGGGTTGCGCAGCCGCACCCGCTTGTTGCGGTACAGCTCGCGCCACACCTCGGGCTTCAGCGGGCGCAAGCCGTGGTACGCACGCCCCACGTGACCGAAACGGTCCATCTTCAGGATGTTTCCGTTGACGCGGTCCACCGCCAGCCCGCGCATCACGAAGTGGTGGTCGTAGAGCAGGCCGCCCACCATCGGCGGGTAGCCGTACTCCGTCACCAGCTTCGCCAGCGTCATGTCGAACGAGAGCTGCTCCAGCCGGCGCATGTGGTAGATGGCCAGCGTGTAGTCCATGTCGAAGCCAATGAGCTCCACGCTCGACATGCGCAGGTTGCGGTTGACGAACACCTCGCGCGCTCGCGGCACCACGTCCCGCCGCTCACGTGGCAGCGTGAGCAGCCGGGTGAGCCCCTCGTCGGCCAGCAGCTCGTGGGCGCGCCGAGAGGCGCTCGCCGCCCGAGCCTGGTTGAGTGGAGAACGAAAACTCCCGTGTAGCGGGTCCTGCACGGGCCCGCCCGGGATGGGTCGGAAGGGAGAGAGAGTCTGGGGCACGGGACATCAACACATACCACGCGCGTGTCCCCTCGGCTCGTCCTTGCCGGTCCAGAGAGAGCGTGGCACGCTCACCTTCTGCAATGCGCTCGCCCGCCCGACGCCAGCCCTCGGAGAGTCCCGAGGAGGTCCATGCGCGCCTGTCCGCCCGGATCTCCGCGCTCGAAGACCGCGTGCGACTCCTGGAGGCCCGGCTCCGCGTGAGCACCCGCGCGCCCACGCCCGCCGTCCGGCTGGCCTCCAGGCGGGCCGACGAGCCGTCGCGTCCCGCCTCCGCCCGCGCGCGGCCTCGCTGCCCCGGCTGTACCCTGGAGCTCCCCAAGGGACGGCGCGGTGAGTCGTGCGTCTGGTGCGGCTTCGTCTTCTCCGCCGTGTCCCGGCGCCGCCCGACACGAAAGAAGCGATGAGCGCCACCTACAGACTGACGGGCCGCATCGAGGCCGGCGAGCTCGCGGAGCTGTACGAGGGCCTCTCGCTCCCCTCGACCGAGGTGGTGGTGAAGCTCTTCCACCCCAAGACGTCCGACCCCGCCTACGCGCTGGACCTCGCGGAGACGACGCGGCTGCTCCAGTCCGTGCGCCACCCCGGCATCCTCCACGTGGTGGACATCGGCGTCGTGCGCCAGCGGCTCGCCGTCGTGCGCGAGGACGTGGAGGGCTTCACGCTCGGCACCGCGCTGCAGCGGCTCCACACGAAGGAAGTGGTGCTGCCTCCCGCGGTGGCGCTCCACATCGTCATCCAGTTGCTCGAAGCCGTGCAGCAGGCCCATGAGGCCGGCGTCCTCCATGGCGCCCTCACGCCGGGCAACGTGGTGCTGGCGCGCGACGGCACGCCCGCGGTGTGCGACTTCGGCGCGCTGCGCGCCCTCATGGCGGTGCCGCAGTTGCGCCGCTCGTTCGCCAACCGGGGCCGCGGCACGTACCGCTCGCCCGAGGTGACGCGCGGCGAGGCCCACACCGAGCAGTCCGATGTCTACTCCCTGGGCGCCATCGCCTACGAGTTGCTCACGCAGCGCGAGCCCGTGGTGGCGGGGGGCGGGGGCGTGTCCACGCGCCGCAGCGAGGCGCTGCCTCCGCCCAGCCGGTTGGACCGGCGCATCAACTCGCGGTTGGACTCGCTCATCCTCCGCGCCCTGGAGGCGACTCCCCAGCGGCGCTTCCGCTCGTGCGGCGAG contains these protein-coding regions:
- a CDS encoding HAD-IG family 5'-nucleotidase; translated protein: MPQTLSPFRPIPGGPVQDPLHGSFRSPLNQARAASASRRAHELLADEGLTRLLTLPRERRDVVPRAREVFVNRNLRMSSVELIGFDMDYTLAIYHMRRLEQLSFDMTLAKLVTEYGYPPMVGGLLYDHHFVMRGLAVDRVNGNILKMDRFGHVGRAYHGLRPLKPEVWRELYRNKRVRLRNPQFAWNDTLFALPETCLFAGIIELMESLGQRVDYGKLYDDIREAIDTIHRDNSLKFEVRKDLGRYVFLDPELGPALHKLRSGGKRLFLLTNSAWDYTDAVMKYLLDGQLAEYPSWRNYFDVVVTAAGKPGFFTEGRPFLELDATTEEGRVIGEASSLDRGKVYSGGNLARFEELTGYRGENILYVGDHIYGDILKSKKSSLWRTCMVVQEIEDEITYTDSRQEEIGTLSQVEVVRERLDDEVNHHKTLLNALERRLEREPLSPSERVQAEELRKQTKFELDRMRRALKDANEIADTLEQDVEEGFNPYWGLLFKEGNENSRFGYQVEQYACLYTSRVSNFLHHSPMQYYRSPRDKMPHEQAGALSAALSPMGGEGPPKGAGKD
- a CDS encoding glycerophosphodiester phosphodiesterase family protein, translating into MTPTRLMTLAAVTLTACLASPSVVSARDNELKPPRRLNVQVGPRPYYLVEDMDESPLKRKLQQCSEGPFYKTEFSIAHRGAPLQFPEHTKESYEAAARMGAGILECDVTFTKDRQLVCRHSQCDLHTTTNILAIPALAAKCTQPFQPANPTTGRAASALCCTSDITLAEFKQLCGKMDASNPAATTVAQYLGGTANWRTDLYSTCGTVLSHKESIELFKKLDVKFTPELKAPSVPMPFQGEYTQQQYAQQMINEYKQARVDPSDVWPQSFDLNDVLYWIEHEPRFGKQGVYLDGRYEIPGTIFDPNNPTTWVPSMDALVDSGVKIIAPPIYVLLTLDSAGKIVPSAYAKAARAAGLDIITWSFERAGPLKTGGGFYYQSVAPAIDNDGDMYVALDVLARHVGVIGIFSDWPGSVTYYANCMGL